Within the Arachis duranensis cultivar V14167 chromosome 10, aradu.V14167.gnm2.J7QH, whole genome shotgun sequence genome, the region ATGCACAAATTATCTTTTCCTGATTCACTGACTTCTTATAATTCACCTTTACATCTCATTTATTCTGATGTTTGGGGCCTAGCTCCATCATTTCTCATTTAGGATATTCCTATTATGTAATGTTTATTGATGTATTATCTAGATATACATGTCTTTATCTATTAGTGAATAAATCTCaagttttttttatacttttctgCAATATAAGActtagattaaaaaattaactggtTACCGTATTAAATGTTTACAATCTGATAATGGTAATGAGTATATCtccaattctttttcttcctttttacaGCAGTCTGGGATTGAGCATAGGTTCCCTTGTCTTTACATTCATGAGCAGAATGGAAGGGCAGAGAGAAAATATCGCCATCTCACTGAGATGGTTTTGGTGATGCTCTCTACTGCACATATGCTATTAATATACTGGGATGAAGCAGTTTTAACTACTGCTTTACTTATTAATAAACTACCCACTTTTATTTTACACAATAAGTCACCTTTTGAAGTTcatctaaaccataaacctgaTTATACTTTTTTAAAGGTCTTTAGCAGTTCCTGTATGTTATCCTAATTTGAGGCCATATAACAAAATCAAGTTTAATTATAGATCTCACCAGTGTATGTTTATAGGCTATGCTCAAAATTATAAAGGGTATAAGTGTTTGTCACCATCTGGTAGAGTATATGTTTCAAGAAATGTGTTATTTGATGAGAATATCTATCCATATCCTCTGTTATTTTTTGGGAGCTCTAAGTCTCTCAGGAGTACTACTAATGCTTCTACTAATGAATATGTTCCGAGACCTTTAGCCTTTAGGCCTCCTGATCCTGTATTGCGAGGTGACTCCATCCATTCCTTGCAGTCTAATGATGTCCCTGATATGTCCATTGATGCTCCTAATCCATCTCCTATCAATACTGTTGTGATAGCTCTATCCATTGTTTTCTCACAACCAATTCCAATATCTAGCATAGAAATTTGTTTACCACCCGTTCAGCCTGACTCTGTCCCTGGAAACATTCATCAAATGGTCACTAGGTCCAAGGCAGGCATTCATCAACCTAAAGCACATTTTTCTTGCCTGAACTCTCAAGTTATTGATGTAGCATTGCCTAAGAATGCCAAATCTGCTTTGAGCATTCCTTATTGGTTTCAAACAATGCAAGATGAATATCAAGCACTGATTAGGGTCAACACATGGATACTTGTGTCTCCCCCAGAAGGTGCTAAGTTCATAGCCAAATGGACAGATTTAGAAGTACAAAGCTCGTTCGGTGGCCCAATGCTTTTATCAAAGTGAAGGTTTTGACTTTAAACAGGTATTTAGTCCAATGATTCGACCAGCTACTATCAGGTTAGTTCTTAGTGTTGCTTTGTCTAGAAACTGCGTACTTCgacaatttgattttaataatgtaTTTCTCAATGGAGAATTGCATCAAGAAATCTACATGACACAGCCTTTGGGATTTGAAATGGATGTTGCGACAAAAGTTTGTAAGCTTAATAAATCCCTTTATGGTCTAAAACAAGCTCCAAGGGattggtttttaaaattaagtacTACTTTACAAACCCTTGGTTTTTACAATTCAAAGTCTGATATGTCATTATTTATTCGTACCTCCTTTAAATCTGTTATTTATATCCTTTgttatgttgatgatattattATCACTGAAAATGatgttgttgaaattgatgataTGATTAAGAAACTACACAACATATTTTCGTTAAAAGATTTAGGAAACTTAAACTATTTCTTGGGCATTGAAGTAGTGAGGACTGCTAATAAGTTGTATTTGTATCAATCTAAGTACATTATTGATCTTCTTTCAAAAGTAGGTATGCAGTGTGCTAGTCCTATGCCAACTCCTATGCTGTCCTCTTTGCAGCTCACAAGCAAGGACTCTGAGGATTTTGAGGATCCCAAACTGTATAGATCTGTAGTTGGATCTTTTCACTATGCAATTATTACTAGACCTGATTTATCGTTTGCTGTTTGTAAAGCAAGCCAATTTATGCATGCTCTTAAACTGGTTCATTGGAAATCAGTAAAGCTGATCCTTCGGTACTTGCAGGGAACGAAGGACCAGGACCTGGTTTTTCATAAATGTCAGGACTTCAGGCTCTATGATTTTTCTAATGTTGACTGGGCTTTAAATTTTGAGGATCAGAGATCGGTGTCTGGCTTTTGTGTATTTTTGGGAACTAATATTTTGTCATGGACTTGTAGAAAACAAAGTACAATCATCAGATTCTCCATTAAAGCAAAGTTCAGGAGTTTAGCTGACTGTGGAACTGAGATTATTTGGTTCACAAATCTACTGGCTGAGCTGCGGATTGGCCTAGCTACGGCTCCTACAGTATTCTATGATAATCTCAGTACGATTCTTCTCACTGCAAATCCAGTTCTTCATAGAAAGACTAAGCATTTCCAAATTGATATCCAATTTGTTCGAGACTTGATTAGGCAGAGGCAGCTGCATGTTGTTCATATTCCAGAAAATGATCAAGTTGCGAATGTCTTGACCAAACCTCTGTCTGCAGCCTCTTTTATCAAGTTTAGGTGCAAATAAACGGAGAGTTGTTCCAAGACCAACTATCACTTTAAGGGGGCTGATAAAGATAACACTTAGTTAGTCGTTTGAGCGGTTATTTGATGTTTAGCTCAAGATTTATTAATTAGTCTAgatctttttatattcttgatgTTAGTTATAGTGTAGCTATATATACTAAAGAATACAGGGAATACGGCAAAATTTGTTTTTTCGAAATAGGAAattacctcttttctctcttttgtgaTATTGTTATCAAATTCCAATCATCTCTacatatataatagataatagattATATCCATacacatattattttttagttattgcatAAGTAACTATCAAATTAacacatatttttaaattttatcataattgaatttgaaaaaatatcaaattcttaaattaatttattcaattgataaatttatattCATAACATCCATAAATTCATACACATAACATCTATAATTTTGTACTCATAATATTCATAAATTCATAGTTTCATACGTACGATgtctataattaataatttttataattaatattaccaaattttatgCATCTTATTATATTCTTCAAATTATTTCATATGTGCACTAATAGgtcataattttaattattttaatattttttatttaatattcatatgtatacttatttattgattttaatatgatgaattaataattatttttaaaaaattatttttaaatttttgtttatattttatattttattttttattttttaatagtttatatgtaaaatatgagTTGTATAGTAGaagttgttaaaaatttttaaattaactttcATAATTTCTGTGAAAAATTGCATTTTAATGGATAATAATATGATTGAGAGATGTTAGAGATTTGATTTggaagaaacaaaaattaactTTGAAAAGAACATTAATaacattaaatacaaaaaaaaaggtggGTGATAAAAaggatgaataataaaaatgtgTATATTACTTGcttatcaaaagaataaaaatttttacatgaaatttctatatttaattaatttttattatttaaattttattttttaaaatataaaattattaattattaattaaagttatttaaaatttgactaattaaaaattatttacctatacattttcaaaaaaaaaatactcaatTTAAATTCATTGCTTTGTTTTGGAAAGTTTTTGTCACACACAAAACATCAAATTCACAAATCACTAACAGTAAAATGCAAGTTCGAACAGGCGGTAACTTGGTCTAATGATGGCACAACAACTTCCACATATCTATGTAATAGAATATATTATGTGAGAACACAAGTGATACAACAAAGTACATACACAAGGGAATTTTGGttgaaaaccaaaattaaatgtttatttaattaattcaacaTTCAATGAGAAATTTAAAGGAGGAGAGAGCATAGCGGAACATATATACATGTATTAATTCTCATCCAAACCACTATTGTTCTTATTGAAGCTTAATGGCACTTGGAAGGGACTAATATCATAAGGCCACTGATCAATAAAGTTGCCTGGTGGATCATAGTTGCAGCTAATGATGGTGCTTTGGCCATTGCTACACCTTACCTTGGCGCACCCAAGGCGAACTGAGTCGCGCCAAACCACCTGAGTGTAATGGCCACAAACCTTGCCAGAAGCACAGGTGTTAGAGTTATAGTCATAGTATTGCTTCTCGTCCACCCACAATTTCACGGCAGCAGTGCCGGTGAGATCGGCACTGCTCCATGCAAGATTCTCACCATAAGGACCACCAGAATGCACCAATTGGCAACGGTCTCTGAGTGagttagcatggttttgtgcaTAACCGGCAAGGGATGAATCCCACCACATAGGTGCAACCCCAACTTGGGCACGTGCTGCATTGTGAGCATTGAGGTAGTCTTGGGGTGAGTTTTGGGCATATGAAACTTGTGATGTTATGGCTAGGGTTAGGGCAATCATGAGAGCAACCAACATTATTGAGATCCTAGGATCACGATCACCCATGTTGTTGGCAAGTTTCTTTGCATTATTATGGCGAGGACTTGCTTTAACCTATTTATATTATATGAGAAACTCTTGCACCAgcaacttttaataaaattatatttaataaaattattattgtaagGACTTGCTTGATTATTCATGTAcgtaaaattttgataaatataaatataaattatatattttttgtgtataaaatttttataaatatgagtGTAAATTATTACTGACTAAGTGTCGGCTAAAAATtgttcatattatatatataagaagcAATTTTCTGGGGTTGCAAGTGAAGACGTTCATGGGGCTGCTAGTTGCTGGTCTTTCCCCATAGATAATTCATAGTTCTACCAATCACTTTTGTTATATAATTTCTCTTTCTGgataataaaatacatatatatttcaaaataataatgtcttgaaaatttttcaggAAAAAAGGTATGTTGATGCCCAATTTGATTTGTCAGCAAAActgttgtatatatataaagcacaataataagtataaaaaattaagttttaattatttagtcaatttattattttaaaattttttataaacctcatttttagagaatttaatattagaatttaagatttaaataaaaaatagaaaaataaaaaattaattaatattaatcgaaaattaaaaatgttaactttctaattaaaattattaagataatataactaataaaaaagaagaaagctccaccctataaaaaatacaagcaataaataaaaaaaaatcatttgttCAAATAATAGATGTTTATAAATCATGAAAGTCTTGTGACGAGGAAATTAAATATTAGTATATCTAGAAATAATTTACGTGGATTACGTACTGGCGGCTAAAGACTGAAGAAGGCTTCAATCCAGGGGCTGCTCAAAGGGTTTAGATTGTCCTCTtctgagaaaaaataaataaataaatagatcaTTATTGGTGAGATTGCGTTATCCTATGTATGGTGGCTTTCATTAgagaatatttttaatatggaaaaTTTTATGGTATCTAAAGAATTggtgtttaatttatttaaaaaaaacaataacaaggccaaaaagcaataaattcctaatttaatttggtaaaaaaaattctaattcaaTTCAAAGAAACCTTAAGTTATTATATCTTTAGAAAGGAAGAAAGTGTGGCGGCGATAGAGAACGCTGTTGGCATCGTTGTGCTTGCTAGAATGATCGATAatgaaagatagaaaagattcaaatagaggagagagaaagagaacaaGAATGATGCAGGATGAGGCAACCGTTGGTGACGCTGAAAAAGGAGAGAAATTAAGGAGGTGATAACGGTGGCGATGAGAGCGGTTGTCACTAacacacagagagagagagagagagagaggcggCTGTTCGCATAAGATGGAGGTGGTGGAGGGTGATGCCGCTACAGATGTTGCCGCCAagatgcttccttccttgctagGGGTGTCAAAAATCCCCAGGAAGCGGGGATCCCCGCGGGGACCGTCCCGAATGGGGCCCCGATGGCGGGGAATTTTTCCTGCGGGAACGGGGACGGGGATGGAAGACAAAATTCTCTCGAAATAGATGTGGGGACCCGAGCGGAAATTTCTGTCCCCGTCCCCGTATTCCCCACAATTgccaaatatattaaattacttaaatatccttatgaatttaatttttattatggtttttaagtaatttcactttgcatatatatatatatatacaaaagttaACCCTAAGTCCCTAACTCCTCTTCCCAATTCCAGTTCCCACTTCCAACAGAGAGCGCCGCAACCTTCGAGTTTCCAGTTAACCCTAACTCTCCTTCATCTCTGCATTCTCTCCGTCGTCCCAGGCTCCTAGCCAGCAACCTCCGACCACCATCGTCCCGGCCTCGTCACTGTCCGTTTCAGCCGGCCCATACTGCATCATCACCGCACCGCCCCATGCGCCCTGTTCCGTTCACTCTCTTCTCGTCGTTCGCCGCCTTCTCGTCACCGGCGTTTCTGACCTCTTCAGCCATTTCTCTCTTATCCCTGGTAAGATTCACTACtctctccttttcttcttttattttgggattttagtttaggtttttgctttttttcatgaatttgatggtgattttgattttttgaagttGGTGGCtgttgtttttgttaatggatATTTTGTTCTATGAATTTCTGATAATTGGTGGCtgtttttttcattattttcatactttaatttttttatattccaTTAATTCTGAATTCTGATTTTATTAGCTGTTGCCTATTGATGAGTTTATGCTATGCTATTctgtattaataatttatattttgtagaaTGAAAAATTCTGATTTATTGCACCATTTATATATTGAATTATAACCCAAAATGGTGATACATGAATCAACTAAACATAAAGCTGATTCACCTTCTTATTGTGCTTAATTTATTGGTTGAGCTACTTTAGTACAAGGATTAAGTGTGTTTCAAGCCTCAAGTTTCAGGTTCTCTGTTTGTTGTAGTAAGTGTTAGTTATGAGTTTTGATTGCACTTAGGATTTAGTATAGTATTAGTTCTAAACTTAAGTTTTCACCTACTGTAATTTCTGACTTTAATATGTATGTACACGGATTTAAGAAAACTCCCCTTGCAGTGCAAAATGTGATTGATTTCATGTGGTTGGAAGAAAGTAATACATAGGTTTCAATCCTTGAGAGTGATGTAATTAGTAATTTGAAATTATGTTTTAATCCAAGTTAaagcataaatattttttttgggtgttttaatagatattttttttggcgttttgtctttaattattttttttatagattttttttcttgtaattcTGAAATTGGAATATATTGTTCCCAGTGGTTCCTCCAAATTAAGTTATCTTGGCATTTGGATTGATTAGCTGAAGTTAGAAATGGTTAAAAGGTTAGCTGGCCAAAATGAGatgatgaaaaacaaaaaatactaagTGAGATCTTTAGAATATTGATTACTTAAGGGATGTAAAATAAGCAATCTGACTTCAAAAAATGACCAAAATATAAGCTCTATAAACTGTTACTGCATGTGTATGTAATCCATAACATCACATGTttgatatttttctatattataGAAATCATTAAAGATCATACTATTTTCCTGAAGTTTATTTTCTGAGCCACAAATTAGTAGTATGCTGTTTCCTGGTGCGGgattaattatattgaattagAAAAGTACAATAACGAAAAAGTCACTTAATAATTTGTTTCTCAGCATTGGATACACTCTTCAGGTAAAAGTACTAATAACTCAAATTTTATTTCGTATTAAAGTTCAATTTCATGTTAAATTTAACTCTCATAAATTGTTGGTTGATATAATATAGGTAAATCAgggtcaaaaattttaattccttGGGACtatatgatggatatggagatttAAGAGTTtaggtaataatttttttattatgtcaatTCTTATTAATTATATGGTATTTTTGTTTATGATGTATGTTAACATATTCATGTTTGTGTTGTATTTTAACAGAGAACATGAAGTTGTTTGTTGGAAGTTGAAGACTttgttttatggttttttaaaGAATGGatgttgtattttaaaatttcgtTTTATGAACTATGATCActtgattttatatttctttatttgtaaGTTGTAATCAtggataaaatatatatgtttgtgTGTTGTTTTGacattttgtgattttttttatattttttaaatttttatgataattttcatataaatattCAACATAAGCAGATGGGGAATGGGGACCCGTGGAGAACACGGGAAACGTGGAAAATGGGGATGGGGACAATTATTCCTCTATGGCGGAGAATTGGATGAAAACGGGGATAAAATTTGAGGGCGAAAACGGGAAGCAAGAAGACATCTCCCGCCCCCGCCCCATTGACATCCCTAAATTAGTCCATAACAAATGAATGACTAGATATGTCTTGTACCAGAGGCAGAGCAAGAACGTGTTCTtggagaaattaaagaaaacagtATCATTGAGAGTAGAAGCGTAAATGGAATTCAATTGTATTTTACTATTATGTAAGCTTACATTCTTCTTAGGCACTTACAGCCATAGGTATCAAAATAGAATTGGTACGGTGATCGAATTAATCaagttaaattattaatttattaatttattgattgaactaataaaattaattttatgtaaataaaaattataaaattattaaaatgtaaaatttgaaataaaaaatatatatcattcactaatattttgtaaaaaatcaaatcttaaattcaaaaaataacaaatacaaaatattaagtacgattttggtcacTGCGATATAGGTTGAAAATTTTGTtgtcttcaatttttttcatataaaatcgTTTCTAAGGTGtaacttgattttaaaattttttttacttaatcttaaattttattatcaaattatccctaatcataaaattataaaataaaaaaagagagtgtTTTGGAGTTGAGAGAGAGAAGTAGAACCACGAGGAAGGGGAAATAGTGGTGAGGGAAGCAGCGGCAGGGACAAGGCAGTGGCTGTGGTGGTTGTCGACGCTGGTAGCTGCAAGAACAGAAACAAAAGTCACGACATTTGTCACGGTAGAGGAGAGGAgagaggggaagaagaagaatgggttgCTCATCGGTGGTTGGGATAATGGGACTGACGGTGGCGGATCGGTGGCAACAGCAAGCTTGTGGAGAAAAGAGGCCAGCTTCGGTGATCTCTATTCAGTGAAGGAACTGATGGCGAGACGGGTGAATGACTAGGTTGGAGAGGGACGAAGGAGGGAGACGTTGGCCTGGGTTTCGACAGTGGCGCTAGGGTTCGGAAGTTTTGGGTTTGTGAAGAGGGGAAGAGAGAAGTTGAACCGCATAAATAGAGGTTACCTCGGCGATGAGTGATGTAGAGAGAGATGTGGCGGCACTGTGACGTGTTCTGGCTTTCGACAGATGGCGACGGTGGGTGGCAGTcgggaggaagaggaagaagaaaagaagggaagaaggaaGGTAGAACTGGCGCAGTGAGGGCAGCGGCGGCCGGAGGTTGGGTTGATGGCTTCTGTTTctcctattttttattttgattctattttcaTTGTTTGCGGTGCTTCTGGTTTTGATTCTATTTCTTTGAATTCATTGTTATtatgcttttaattttattgttcttcTGATTTCATTATTCTTTGATTTCTTATATTCTTTTGATTTCTTCTTATTGTGCTACTgacgatgaagaagaagaaaaagaagaagagatgttGCTGTGATGGATAAGAAGAACTAGGTATTTTGGTGAAGAATGAGAAGAATATTTTGGTacgaaggacgattttaaaaccaaattaaactttaaggacgattttgtatgcaaaaaaagTTGAGGACGAAAATTTTTTTGGCCTATACCTTAGAGACCAATATCGTACTTACCCCAATACAAAGATACACATAAAATTAGTTGGTATTATTAAATTCACAACTATTTTTCTCCAACATTGCTCAAaacaaaatctcattaaaaaaaattcaattaacaaAGAAACTAATGGCAAAACAAATCAATATTATCACagcaacaatcaacaatcaacaaaattcataataagtgaaactaatttataaaccaaacaaaatgaaattatgGTGTTCTTCTCAAAAAGTTTTACCATAGTAGAAGAATAATCTTTATAGTTTATACCtcaaacaaaacataacaaTTGTGATGTATTGCTCTTTTCACACGGCGATGACCAGTTTCTATTAATTTAGAGTAATAGCACTCTAAGAcatataatgattaatttacaaagatcaagaaaaaagaTATAACTATGCATGTAACAGTCCAAACCATCTGCTAGCATGATATTGTCCGTTTTGGCACATTAGATCTCACGGTTTTGTCTTTGACCACTCGTCAAAACgtgtcatgctagggagagatATCCACATCTTTATAAGACATGCTTCGTTCCCTCCCCAACCAATGTGAGACCTTACAATGCAAGAAAGTAGAAAAAGGTACGGAAGAATGAATGAAACTCACCACATTTCTTGCCATGAAAAAAGTTATCCTTGCCTCCAGTTTTGTAAAAGAGATTATTGATCAAACTCTGTTTAACTTTTtggataaaattaattaattaaataataataaaactgaatgaagaaattaaatttaCCTGCAGATGCCACAATCATCACAGTGATACTGGTTCTTTGAAATTAAACCTGATCAAGGATAAGAAAATTTTCGTACAAGaagcaaaatttaaataaggaaaagtaGTTCAATCAAAGAATCTATCAAACTAGGATAAGAGGACTTACATCATCATCAAAGAATTTGCAAGTGCCACAAAAATACTTGCCCATGTATACCGACGACGACATGTTGTACGAGTGCAGGAAGCATAGCTCGAGCATTCACTGGCGGAGGCGCGGCTAGACGTGAGTAGTCGAGTACATAACACAGACTGAGGAGAGAAGCGAGATTCAACTCGCGAGTATATGATGTGGTGGTTTCGGAGAGAGAAGCTAAACCTGACGACGCGGCGGCAGACGAAGTTGGACTAGGCAAAGAGGTTGGCGACGCGACGAACTGGCTCTAGCGAGAAACGACAAAGCGTGCTAGACCAGGCAAAGAAGCTGGTGACAGCAACGGTGAGAAGAACGGAGCGGCAATGGAGGCTAGATTTGTCTTACAAGCTCTCTGAACTTACTAGTTATGGTTTCATTTTGGGAAAGGGATTAAAAAAAGTTCAAACCGGCCGGTTATTCAAAATTGCTGGTTCAACCGGTAATCTTTTATTAATGTTTTATGATCTATCAGTTCCTAACCAAATTCTAACTACCTCTAATCTTAATCTCATGTATATacttagaataataaaattttcctTAAGCAAAGATTCATATCTACatcaaaacacacaaaataaaGACatagaacaatttttttttactaacgaATTGTGCCtatttatattagaatatatatatatatatatatatataattttcataaatttcactaaaaataggggttatatactattttttgtgtcatatattaaatatttgtaaATATGAATGTTACTATATATTATGGTATAATGTCTCTTTATTACATACATATCAAGCATTACAATAACTGCCTtatgtgcattaaaaaaattaagaaaattatctttcaataaaaaaaagtgattgACAAGTTTTTGGCATAAAAATTTTCGGTAAGAGAAGAAAACTCTCATCAAATTTATTCGTACATTGTAAAAGAGTTTATGTCAACAAGAAATCATTTTCAATTCATGTAAGAAAAAATTAGGAGAATGACAAGAAAAATCAAGTTAAGATCCATGTGTTTACATCTGTATATTTAGCATTATAGGTATTTCAACAATCATGAATCACATGAGTCATAAGTAAATGAGAAACatctaaaaattatatcaatCCGACTAACAAGAacattcaaaataatatttgaataacATTGcattatcataattttttttaaatttatagtgACAAAAGATGGATATAATGACACCATAtagaaaaattattgaaaaacttTTATTCTTCATCCCTCTTCCCATATCATCTTCAAGAAAAACGTAATGCAAAATCTGTGCTACTCGGTTAAATTAAAAAGACCAATACATTATCGCATGATGATTAAGAGCTGGATATTAAGAATATAGACACTGAAGATTAAGCACTTGGTTAAATTCATGTTAAAGATAGAAGATTGGTGATGGATTTTGTCATAGttacataaaataatagaattaaaattttttatgtgtcTTATTTAATTTTCGTTGAGTAACCACAATTGtggttatgattttttttatatgattatcATTAGATGCGAGTAA harbors:
- the LOC107468442 gene encoding pathogenesis-related protein 1-like produces the protein MGDRDPRISIMLVALMIALTLAITSQVSYAQNSPQDYLNAHNAARAQVGVAPMWWDSSLAGYAQNHANSLRDRCQLVHSGGPYGENLAWSSADLTGTAAVKLWVDEKQYYDYNSNTCASGKVCGHYTQVVWRDSVRLGCAKVRCSNGQSTIISCNYDPPGNFIDQWPYDISPFQVPLSFNKNNSGLDEN